From one Rosa rugosa chromosome 4, drRosRugo1.1, whole genome shotgun sequence genomic stretch:
- the LOC133706787 gene encoding protein DEHYDRATION-INDUCED 19-like, producing the protein MPYMVTLCYQVLEILLGSTDYSTWRTFGPSAASSLRWSSGMYCLLEVLRFSQVCPICSIKVTRDMLSHITLQHGHLFKLQRRRRLRRVAVPNSQALSLLGQDLREAHLQVLLGSGGYRSENANVTNAATDPFLSSLILNFPASGADEISKSVVTTAEDTPAKKVAPSHIWKSRQHIDLGSIDWSRHCQTFVWIGEEFKHLQGTSANPQGGA; encoded by the exons ATGCCGTACATGGTCACTCTCTGTTACCAGGTGTTGGAGATTTTGCTTGGGTCCACAGATTACTCGACTTGGCGGACATTTGGACCCTCGGCTGCATCTTCG CTGAGATGGTCATCGGGGATGTACTGTTTGTTGGAAGTACTAAGATTCTCCCAG GTTTGTCCGATTTGCTCAATTAAAGTTACACGGGACATGTTAAGTCATATTACACTGCAACATGGGCACTTGTTCAAG TTGCAGAGACGTCGCAGGTTACGTAGGGTTGCTGTTCCTAATAGTCAAGCACTGTCTCTCCTTGGCCAGGATCTTCGTGAGGCTCATCTCCAGGTGCTTTTAGGGAGTGGGGGATATCGATCAGAGAATGCTAATGTCACTAATGCAGCTACTGATCCATTCCTGTCATCACTTATTTTGAATTTCCCTGCATCAGGAGCAGATGAAATTTCAAAATCTGTGGTAACAACTGCTGAGGACACTCCTGCAAAGAAGGTGGCGCCATCACATATTTGGAAATCAAG ACAGCATATCGACCTTGGCTCTATAGACTGGAGTAGACACTGCCAAACTTTTGTTTGGATAGGTGAGGAGTTCAAACATCTTCAAGGTACAAGTGCTAATCCCCAAGGTGGTGCCTAG